In the genome of Leptospira perdikensis, one region contains:
- a CDS encoding type II toxin-antitoxin system RelE/ParE family toxin, protein MIKSFRDKETEAIWNGALSKKFPKDIQRTARRKMIHIDSAKNLDDLKTPPGNRLHQLTDDRSGQHSISINMKYRICFNWNNGSVENVEIIDYH, encoded by the coding sequence GTGATAAAATCCTTCAGAGACAAAGAAACTGAAGCTATTTGGAATGGTGCTTTATCTAAAAAATTTCCAAAGGATATTCAAAGAACCGCTAGAAGAAAAATGATCCATATCGATAGTGCTAAAAATCTAGATGATTTAAAAACACCGCCAGGAAATAGGCTACATCAGTTGACTGATGATCGATCAGGACAACATTCAATAAGTATTAATATGAAATATAGAATCTGTTTTAACTGGAATAATGGTTCTGTCGAAAATGTTGAAATTATAGATTATCATTAA
- a CDS encoding HigA family addiction module antitoxin — protein sequence MNKELMNIHPGEILLEDFLKPMELSAYKLAQSTLIDQKRISEIIHGKRAITADTALRFSKFFGNSPEFWLSIQAHYDLEIKQYELKNELRAIKKYKEQLKAS from the coding sequence ATGAATAAAGAACTTATGAACATTCATCCTGGGGAAATTCTATTAGAGGATTTTCTTAAACCTATGGAATTATCTGCTTATAAACTTGCACAAAGTACTCTTATCGATCAAAAAAGAATTAGTGAAATTATTCATGGAAAAAGGGCTATTACAGCAGATACCGCTCTCCGATTCTCTAAATTCTTCGGAAATTCTCCTGAGTTCTGGCTCTCTATTCAAGCTCATTATGATTTAGAAATCAAGCAATATGAATTGAAAAATGAGTTAAGAGCAATAAAGAAATATAAAGAACAACTTAAAGCTAGTTAA